A single Pirellulaceae bacterium DNA region contains:
- a CDS encoding methyltransferase domain-containing protein yields MEQTTQSKVAYGFVRPERQTDFGGLTQYKWPAPKQDRDLITVDRLRADIDGPAHRFTIMRGDVVEVFFDPSKVELGEVVDISHARQEVAVRFRAGGDGIWFDKGQIYPAPLDEEEEFLTGPLNQTVEASNRQHYPENGLAMSENVPAYGEKLAVNFTMDDYKHFRSKLGDQTLEIEELHAAFNSMLQAEEAFLSDLKSRFNATRMQNVARNLGKFGGRTKQENAQSIYDALLRSFYLKDSFSYSPLQQSFKERLSELVPSQTADDLKSYYEARTKAQEAEQKIVENPESLSEFRELIRLKGIGQLTEQQLETYDRLAAQQSRKQRADAKPTQVSKFESEGLSESSFTIKQGYHDKKGCPLWIVQLTERVERDVYNELNRKAKMLGGWFSSFRKADAGFQFISEDSALKFAALLNGDADRTEELEGRKAHREQTAAERLSEVASRLLENAEQVLLDDESKLKNTARRAGMAAGMRGRAYAEIALAKTVQSIADSMSRGEAEFLDGIRAKTHVETLHAIWRSAKQDHLSVLFREAEEADRPLTYDQRELERDRLPNLSDVPFVALPYPTVHKRNVLDVLTVAAGRSGCMQISKRLAKILKSTKSGEIFEFKRPHEIELYQEFVDRAKSAGIEVRWLESSLEDWKRLRAANIHTIEELRAAIRELAGHQAERLADNPITKAEDSLRGKRLPGFFPTPRPVINRMLELVQLKGSERVLEPSCGKGDILDAITEQFPDADVTGIEINRSLQEILEAKGYDISFEDFLDHQGQYDCIVMNPPFEDGQEIKHVRHAFSLLAPGGRLVSVMSEGPFFRSDANSIAFRAWLDEVGAETESLPQNAFRGSEAFRETGVSTRLVSIRK; encoded by the coding sequence ATGGAACAAACAACGCAATCAAAAGTAGCCTATGGATTTGTAAGGCCAGAGAGACAGACTGACTTTGGAGGACTGACGCAATATAAGTGGCCAGCTCCTAAGCAGGATCGAGATTTAATTACCGTTGACCGCCTTCGGGCAGACATCGATGGCCCTGCCCATCGTTTCACAATCATGCGAGGTGATGTGGTCGAGGTGTTCTTCGACCCGTCCAAAGTTGAACTCGGTGAAGTGGTCGATATTTCCCATGCTCGACAGGAAGTGGCAGTTCGCTTTCGTGCTGGAGGGGATGGAATTTGGTTCGACAAGGGGCAGATCTACCCGGCTCCACTGGACGAAGAAGAAGAATTCCTGACTGGTCCGCTCAATCAAACGGTCGAAGCAAGCAATCGACAGCATTATCCAGAAAATGGATTGGCCATGTCGGAAAATGTCCCAGCTTATGGCGAGAAACTTGCGGTCAATTTCACCATGGACGACTATAAGCATTTCCGGTCAAAACTTGGCGATCAAACCTTGGAGATTGAAGAGCTTCATGCCGCGTTTAACTCTATGCTCCAAGCCGAAGAGGCATTTTTGAGCGATCTAAAGTCCCGGTTTAATGCCACAAGAATGCAGAATGTAGCTCGAAACCTAGGCAAGTTCGGCGGACGGACAAAACAAGAAAATGCCCAGTCGATCTATGACGCATTGCTGAGGTCGTTTTATCTCAAAGATTCGTTCTCCTATTCACCGCTCCAACAGAGTTTCAAGGAGCGACTCAGCGAGCTGGTCCCGAGTCAAACCGCTGATGATCTTAAATCCTATTACGAGGCCAGGACCAAAGCTCAAGAAGCCGAACAGAAAATCGTTGAGAATCCAGAATCCTTAAGCGAGTTTCGGGAACTGATTCGATTGAAGGGGATAGGCCAATTAACTGAGCAGCAACTGGAAACCTACGACCGGCTGGCGGCTCAACAGAGTAGAAAGCAAAGGGCTGATGCAAAGCCAACGCAAGTTTCCAAGTTCGAGTCGGAAGGGCTATCCGAATCCAGCTTTACTATCAAACAGGGATACCACGACAAGAAGGGATGCCCGTTGTGGATAGTTCAGCTTACCGAACGGGTGGAACGGGATGTTTACAACGAGCTTAACCGCAAAGCCAAAATGCTGGGAGGATGGTTCAGTTCCTTCCGGAAAGCCGATGCCGGTTTCCAGTTTATCTCTGAAGACTCAGCTCTTAAGTTCGCTGCATTACTAAACGGTGACGCGGATCGCACTGAGGAGCTGGAGGGACGAAAGGCACATCGGGAACAGACAGCGGCAGAACGGCTTTCTGAGGTAGCATCCCGCTTACTGGAAAATGCCGAGCAAGTCCTGCTTGATGATGAATCGAAGCTCAAGAACACCGCACGCCGAGCCGGTATGGCTGCTGGAATGCGAGGCCGGGCCTATGCCGAAATTGCCTTGGCCAAAACCGTTCAGTCGATCGCCGATTCAATGTCGCGAGGTGAGGCCGAGTTCCTGGATGGAATTAGAGCGAAGACACATGTCGAGACGCTACATGCCATTTGGAGGTCTGCCAAGCAAGATCATCTGTCGGTTCTATTTCGGGAAGCGGAGGAAGCAGACAGGCCACTGACTTACGATCAACGCGAGCTCGAAAGAGACCGCTTGCCCAATCTGTCGGATGTTCCCTTTGTGGCTCTTCCCTACCCGACTGTTCACAAGCGAAACGTGCTGGATGTGTTGACCGTTGCCGCAGGGCGGTCTGGTTGCATGCAGATTTCAAAGCGATTGGCAAAGATTCTAAAATCGACCAAATCCGGAGAGATCTTTGAATTCAAACGCCCCCATGAAATTGAGCTCTACCAAGAATTTGTGGATCGGGCAAAATCGGCAGGAATCGAGGTGAGGTGGCTTGAGTCGTCACTCGAAGACTGGAAACGACTGAGAGCGGCCAACATTCACACGATTGAAGAGCTACGTGCAGCGATCCGAGAATTGGCAGGCCATCAAGCCGAACGATTGGCTGACAATCCGATTACCAAAGCCGAAGATAGCCTCCGTGGTAAACGACTTCCCGGTTTCTTCCCGACTCCGCGCCCTGTGATCAACCGAATGTTGGAACTGGTTCAATTGAAGGGTTCGGAAAGAGTCCTAGAGCCGTCTTGCGGTAAAGGCGACATTCTGGACGCAATCACTGAGCAGTTTCCAGACGCAGATGTGACCGGAATTGAGATCAATCGCAGCTTACAGGAAATTCTGGAAGCCAAGGGATATGATATATCGTTTGAGGATTTCCTGGATCATCAAGGCCAGTACGATTGCATTGTGATGAATCCTCCGTTTGAGGATGGACAGGAAATCAAACATGTCCGACACGCATTCAGCCTACTGGCTCCTGGTGGTCGGCTGGTATCGGTGATGAGCGAAGGTCCATTTTTCCGTAGCGATGCCAACTCAATTGCCTTCCGAGCCTGGCTGGATGAGGTCGGAGCCGAAACAGAATCTCTTCCCCAAAATGCCTTTCGCGGCAGCGAAGCGTTTAGGGAGACGGGTGTAAGTACAAGACTTGTGAGCATCAGAAAATGA
- a CDS encoding ImmA/IrrE family metallo-endopeptidase — MAISAMEYGNTSHLPQGETPAAINRSAGLSSQERLSGPKPPSNPCYYELEQIIELRNAWVLGEESLATEDSVETSPNLKPRGQEEVLKLADSALGILEKELKAGKSETLTKFLTAMSQFHNYSFNNLMLIAFQRPDATHVAGFQAWKQLGRSVMKGEQGIRILAPVILKQKPDLEGFSESKQDADQVEQPKRMLVGFKVVSVFDISQTAGEPLPDIGTVKGDPGENLARIESLIRSKGIELQYEELGAAEGLSKGGTIVIQPDLGSAKTFSVLAHELAHELLHRGERRAETTRNQRELEAEAVAFVVCHAFGIESASHASDYIQLYKGDAEELGKSLDAIRSTAAEIICGLKSLNQE; from the coding sequence ATGGCAATCTCTGCCATGGAATACGGAAATACCTCACACCTGCCGCAAGGCGAAACACCTGCTGCGATAAATCGCTCAGCAGGGCTTTCATCTCAGGAGCGACTGTCCGGACCTAAACCACCCTCCAATCCCTGCTACTACGAACTAGAGCAGATAATTGAACTTCGAAACGCCTGGGTTCTGGGCGAAGAGTCTCTTGCAACTGAGGATTCCGTTGAAACCAGTCCTAACTTAAAGCCTCGGGGACAAGAGGAGGTTCTGAAACTTGCGGATTCCGCACTAGGCATTCTGGAAAAGGAGCTTAAGGCCGGAAAAAGCGAGACACTGACGAAATTCCTGACAGCAATGAGCCAGTTTCATAACTACAGCTTCAACAATTTGATGCTGATTGCATTTCAGCGTCCAGACGCTACCCATGTGGCCGGTTTTCAAGCCTGGAAGCAGCTCGGTCGCAGTGTAATGAAAGGGGAGCAGGGAATTAGAATCCTTGCACCGGTCATCTTGAAGCAGAAGCCGGATCTGGAAGGTTTCTCGGAAAGTAAGCAAGATGCTGATCAGGTCGAACAACCAAAGCGCATGTTAGTCGGTTTTAAGGTAGTGTCGGTCTTCGACATTTCTCAAACTGCCGGTGAGCCGTTACCAGACATTGGCACTGTCAAGGGTGATCCGGGCGAGAATCTGGCTCGCATCGAGTCTCTGATACGAAGTAAGGGAATCGAACTTCAATATGAAGAATTGGGAGCAGCCGAGGGGCTTTCCAAAGGTGGGACAATAGTCATTCAACCAGACCTAGGATCGGCTAAAACATTTTCTGTTTTGGCTCACGAGTTGGCCCATGAACTGCTTCATCGGGGTGAAAGAAGAGCAGAGACTACGCGGAACCAGCGGGAACTGGAGGCCGAGGCAGTAGCCTTCGTAGTCTGTCATGCATTTGGAATTGAGAGTGCCAGCCATGCATCCGACTATATTCAGCTCTACAAGGGAGATGCCGAGGAGCTCGGCAAATCGCTGGATGCGATCCGCAGTACAGCAGCCGAGATCATTTGCGGTCTTAAGTCATTGAATCAGGAGTAG
- a CDS encoding type II toxin-antitoxin system RelE/ParE family toxin has translation MKSLQFTPAASADLDEILDYIAEDRPHTAVQVVKRIRERCEMLRYHPEMGQLYPKLGSGIRAIPQQRWVIFYRVESNSVQILRVLDGARHIDFLFD, from the coding sequence ATGAAGTCGCTTCAGTTTACCCCGGCAGCTTCTGCTGACCTGGACGAAATTCTTGATTACATCGCTGAAGACCGACCGCATACGGCAGTTCAGGTGGTCAAGAGAATCCGAGAACGATGCGAGATGCTTCGCTATCACCCCGAAATGGGCCAGCTCTATCCCAAGCTCGGCTCAGGGATACGCGCCATTCCACAACAACGCTGGGTGATCTTTTACCGAGTTGAATCGAACTCAGTTCAGATTCTCCGCGTCCTGGACGGCGCGCGTCACATCGATTTCTTGTTCGACTGA
- a CDS encoding JAB domain-containing protein, with translation MTSTTVKHLNQTYIREVNVNYRLTTQQLLAVTDPMQVARFISSIMPDNSREHFIALYLDGSHQIVSYSLISTGVANQALVHPREIFQRAVVVGSCAIIVAHNHPSGNLQPSDADKQATEYISKAGEVLGIKLLDSLIITWNSTYSIINDHVTYIEKQ, from the coding sequence ATGACAAGTACAACCGTAAAACATCTCAATCAAACTTACATCAGAGAGGTCAATGTCAATTACCGCTTGACCACTCAACAGCTCCTTGCCGTTACAGACCCAATGCAAGTGGCCAGGTTTATTTCGTCGATAATGCCTGATAACAGTCGCGAACACTTCATCGCTCTGTATCTGGATGGATCACATCAAATCGTCAGTTACTCGTTGATCTCCACAGGTGTTGCGAATCAGGCTCTCGTTCATCCTAGAGAGATATTTCAACGAGCGGTGGTTGTCGGAAGTTGTGCCATTATTGTCGCTCACAATCACCCTTCCGGAAATCTTCAGCCCAGCGACGCTGATAAACAAGCAACGGAATATATTTCCAAAGCTGGGGAAGTTCTTGGAATCAAATTGCTCGATTCGCTGATCATCACCTGGAATAGCACCTACTCGATCATCAATGACCACGTCACGTACATTGAAAAACAGTAG
- a CDS encoding replication initiator protein A, with product MEDSGLESPIVLPSDRDSFGGNETLGTKVIPLFGRDEMNLIEFPFGPITPTATKTLEIDHIVRDKVTKREISRRLIITGSEAFGLPRPIDEQVLVGLKALTQESGFTSRKVWFSQYHLCRTLGWNPDGRAYKRLEASLDRIAGTTLKFKNSWWDKGETSWRSHTFHLLDNVELCSAERYELMRQRSGQREQAACYFVWNEVIWKSFHDGYIKLIDMEMFRKIANGRRREVPLRLYRWLDKQFYRREVVSIEISKLAVGTLGLAAKYPSEFKRVIERAAKVLIDSGFMANVEFHLSANHTSIDAIFYKKRKLKIAAMSRKPVFSDKTSTLMNTPVSTIDQHTTWLAQQNENDLMMAEDQAFEQAFGSKLERQLIQQDRKEGKPILESGRLRQEFIRRFMEQGITCAAEKQVIAS from the coding sequence ATGGAAGATAGCGGACTTGAATCCCCAATCGTACTTCCATCTGACCGCGATTCTTTCGGCGGTAATGAAACTTTAGGGACCAAAGTAATCCCTCTGTTTGGCCGCGACGAAATGAATTTGATCGAGTTCCCGTTCGGTCCCATTACTCCGACCGCGACCAAGACATTAGAAATCGATCACATTGTGCGGGACAAAGTTACCAAGCGAGAAATTTCACGACGACTGATCATCACTGGTTCGGAAGCATTCGGACTGCCACGCCCCATCGATGAACAAGTCCTGGTCGGACTAAAAGCGTTAACCCAAGAATCTGGATTCACTTCGCGGAAGGTTTGGTTTAGCCAATACCACCTCTGCCGCACATTGGGCTGGAATCCCGACGGTAGAGCCTACAAGCGGCTGGAGGCAAGTTTGGATCGAATTGCTGGTACAACCCTCAAGTTCAAGAACTCATGGTGGGATAAGGGCGAAACCAGTTGGCGATCGCATACGTTTCATTTGTTGGACAATGTTGAGCTCTGTTCAGCAGAGCGATACGAACTAATGCGGCAACGAAGTGGCCAGCGTGAGCAAGCAGCTTGCTATTTTGTTTGGAACGAAGTGATCTGGAAGAGCTTCCATGACGGGTATATCAAATTGATCGACATGGAGATGTTTCGGAAGATTGCCAACGGAAGACGACGTGAGGTACCACTGAGACTTTACCGCTGGCTTGATAAGCAGTTCTACCGACGCGAGGTCGTTTCCATCGAGATTTCGAAACTGGCCGTAGGCACACTGGGACTTGCAGCCAAGTATCCCAGCGAATTCAAGCGAGTGATTGAACGAGCAGCCAAGGTGCTGATCGATTCTGGTTTCATGGCAAATGTTGAGTTTCATTTGAGCGCTAACCATACCAGCATCGATGCCATTTTCTACAAAAAGCGAAAGCTCAAGATCGCAGCGATGTCCCGAAAACCGGTCTTCAGCGACAAGACATCCACTCTCATGAATACTCCAGTGAGTACCATTGATCAGCATACAACGTGGCTCGCTCAGCAAAACGAAAATGACTTGATGATGGCCGAGGATCAGGCGTTTGAACAGGCATTTGGATCAAAACTCGAACGCCAATTGATTCAGCAAGATCGGAAAGAGGGAAAACCGATTCTGGAATCGGGCAGATTGCGGCAGGAGTTCATTCGTCGCTTCATGGAACAGGGAATAACCTGCGCAGCAGAAAAGCAGGTCATAGCGAGCTGA
- a CDS encoding ParA family protein, giving the protein MMYLLANEKGGVGKSTLATSLAIYLHDLGRRVAVLDTDKQMHTARAVAEAEPTIKVGTLFDANQIPKTIRQLAKEYDDIVADAPAKLEDEARALMVMADVAIFPMEPTIKCLRSTQSSVEVLEFARNITGGNPREAWLVLNKAKTRTRIFREIELLAPKLGLKVAKTVIRDLQAFPEADQKGTVVTRMDSDSASIIKAKEDINKLFREIVKVKNLRKVANG; this is encoded by the coding sequence ATGATGTACTTATTAGCCAATGAGAAGGGTGGAGTCGGCAAATCGACGTTAGCGACCTCGCTAGCGATCTATTTGCACGATCTGGGGAGAAGGGTTGCCGTTCTGGACACAGACAAGCAGATGCATACTGCCAGAGCGGTGGCCGAAGCCGAACCAACGATCAAGGTTGGCACTTTGTTCGATGCCAATCAGATACCAAAGACAATTCGGCAACTCGCCAAAGAGTATGACGACATTGTTGCGGACGCACCTGCAAAGCTAGAAGACGAGGCACGAGCGTTGATGGTGATGGCTGATGTGGCGATTTTCCCAATGGAGCCAACCATCAAATGTCTACGATCTACTCAATCATCTGTGGAAGTGCTGGAATTTGCACGAAACATAACCGGAGGCAATCCCAGGGAGGCTTGGCTCGTTCTAAACAAAGCGAAAACTCGCACGCGGATTTTTCGCGAGATCGAATTGCTGGCTCCAAAGTTGGGATTGAAAGTTGCAAAGACAGTCATTCGCGACTTGCAAGCATTTCCTGAAGCTGATCAGAAGGGGACTGTTGTCACGCGAATGGATTCTGATTCTGCTTCGATTATCAAAGCCAAAGAGGACATCAACAAATTGTTTCGCGAAATTGTGAAGGTAAAAAACTTAAGGAAGGTTGCAAATGGTTAA
- a CDS encoding type II toxin-antitoxin system RelE/ParE family toxin: MNVYLSSDAEQDLVDGYWFYEYQELGAGAHFKSCLLNDAERLRTTGGSHPIVSNFHRALSQVFPFSIYYRMDDEQSLTVVAILDQRQNPSKLRRLLKNRN, translated from the coding sequence ATGAATGTTTACCTCTCGTCGGATGCCGAGCAGGATTTGGTCGATGGCTACTGGTTCTACGAGTACCAGGAACTGGGGGCGGGTGCCCACTTCAAGTCATGTCTCTTGAACGACGCGGAACGACTGCGGACGACCGGGGGATCACATCCAATTGTTTCGAATTTTCACCGGGCACTAAGCCAAGTTTTCCCGTTCAGCATCTATTACCGCATGGACGATGAACAATCACTGACCGTTGTGGCAATTTTGGACCAACGGCAAAACCCGTCCAAATTGAGGCGGTTGCTCAAGAATCGAAATTGA
- a CDS encoding addiction module protein: MSNQIPVESMSVAEKLEAMEQLWGSLREFPDKIPSPDWHREVLEERQRRLESGQATVSSLEDVRKRLENLGS, translated from the coding sequence ATGAGTAACCAGATTCCAGTTGAAAGCATGTCGGTTGCTGAGAAGCTCGAAGCAATGGAGCAGCTCTGGGGATCTCTTCGCGAATTTCCTGACAAGATACCTTCGCCTGACTGGCACCGAGAAGTTCTGGAAGAACGGCAGCGCCGTCTTGAAAGCGGCCAGGCGACCGTCTCCAGCTTGGAAGATGTCAGGAAGCGGCTCGAAAATTTGGGCTCATGA
- a CDS encoding GNAT family N-acetyltransferase — translation MAKRQILVAKSGGGIVGYVLFSVNQKSEIRIAHLAVSSESRGKGISRLLINQLRSDYSENARIRLNCRADYVAAQVWHSLGFVVGKRMPGKKLDGSELIGYTLTLNDTPLFELSPSLPEQPLIVCDANVCIDIRYPSRPRHESASGLLADWLADQISIAVTEEVFNDLDRQDEPMRSEMISSIRTSWNVISSDIDAAERHRDALREIFGDPKDPSEISDQRHLAIAASRNAAAFATYDEELLKKAPDILGSLGLRVQRPSEIISELDSVVRVGIYQYREMRNTGIERHRVKSINELDLAEFAKEKQGESRRVLAAMIDGALSLPDRFEVAHIRDANQQSLAMILTEIKSASEKSLRIFRVTRRLAGTRLGNVISELLAYLPLGTANSPKGTILKIEDPHVEPSLLAACLRRGFQIADQQYIRAMLPGVWDHKSFLEVINEITDANGLPAVLFAGILGLADAAAGGCQTSTQRLEALIHPGKLAFGKLPTYVVPIQPEWAQELFDFRIWSRPLLSMDTRLVINPDSVYYKRPKNSPKGDNARILWYVSGSKQRGGGCIRACSVMTKGVTGTVKDLYREYQRLGVFEWRHLMDHFGNPDTLAFAMEFTNTELFPRTISLDELNAILIEDGMKRQQFISALEISQAAFETIYLQASRLD, via the coding sequence TTGGCGAAACGCCAAATACTTGTAGCCAAGAGTGGTGGAGGTATTGTGGGATACGTTCTGTTCTCCGTAAATCAAAAGAGCGAAATCAGGATTGCCCACTTGGCTGTGTCCAGCGAATCCAGAGGAAAAGGAATTAGCCGACTACTGATAAACCAGTTGCGGTCAGACTATTCGGAAAATGCTCGCATTCGTCTCAATTGCAGGGCTGACTATGTGGCAGCACAAGTCTGGCATAGTCTAGGGTTCGTGGTAGGTAAACGGATGCCTGGTAAGAAACTCGATGGAAGCGAGCTCATAGGCTACACCTTAACACTAAACGATACGCCGTTGTTCGAGCTTTCCCCCAGCCTTCCAGAGCAGCCATTGATCGTGTGCGACGCAAACGTCTGCATTGACATTCGATACCCAAGCCGGCCAAGACATGAAAGCGCCTCAGGGTTGCTTGCCGATTGGTTGGCGGATCAAATATCGATTGCGGTTACAGAAGAAGTCTTCAATGATTTGGATCGACAAGACGAGCCGATGAGAAGTGAGATGATTTCATCAATCCGCACGTCGTGGAATGTCATCTCCTCCGATATTGACGCAGCTGAGCGACACCGAGATGCACTACGTGAAATATTTGGCGACCCAAAAGACCCAAGCGAGATTTCAGACCAACGGCATCTAGCGATTGCCGCATCACGAAATGCTGCCGCGTTTGCAACCTACGACGAGGAACTTCTAAAGAAGGCCCCTGACATTCTAGGTAGCCTTGGCCTTCGGGTGCAGCGGCCCTCAGAGATCATTTCGGAACTTGACTCAGTTGTTCGAGTAGGTATCTATCAATATCGCGAAATGCGAAACACAGGCATCGAGCGACATCGAGTAAAATCGATCAATGAACTCGATCTCGCGGAGTTTGCGAAAGAAAAACAGGGAGAAAGTCGGCGCGTACTTGCGGCGATGATCGACGGAGCACTCAGCCTTCCGGATCGTTTTGAGGTCGCTCACATTCGCGATGCAAATCAACAGTCTTTGGCTATGATTCTGACTGAAATCAAGAGTGCTAGCGAGAAGAGTCTTCGCATCTTTCGCGTAACTCGCAGGCTCGCAGGCACAAGACTTGGTAATGTCATCTCTGAATTGCTCGCGTATTTGCCACTTGGAACAGCAAACTCTCCCAAAGGTACAATCCTGAAAATTGAAGATCCGCACGTGGAGCCGTCACTTCTTGCGGCATGCTTGCGTCGTGGGTTCCAAATTGCCGATCAACAATACATCAGAGCGATGCTACCGGGAGTGTGGGATCATAAGTCGTTTCTGGAAGTGATAAATGAAATCACTGACGCAAATGGCCTACCTGCGGTGTTGTTTGCAGGCATCCTTGGCCTCGCGGACGCAGCTGCAGGCGGTTGTCAAACTAGTACGCAGCGGCTTGAGGCCTTGATCCATCCTGGAAAATTAGCATTCGGTAAGCTGCCAACCTACGTTGTTCCAATTCAACCCGAATGGGCGCAGGAATTATTCGACTTTCGCATCTGGAGTCGTCCGCTACTTTCGATGGACACTCGCTTGGTAATCAACCCTGATTCCGTGTATTACAAGAGACCCAAGAATAGTCCGAAAGGCGATAACGCGCGCATCCTTTGGTACGTGAGTGGCAGCAAACAGCGCGGAGGCGGTTGCATTCGAGCATGCTCGGTGATGACCAAAGGTGTCACGGGTACCGTCAAAGATCTGTATCGAGAGTATCAGCGACTTGGAGTTTTCGAATGGCGGCACCTCATGGATCACTTTGGGAACCCCGATACACTCGCTTTCGCCATGGAATTCACGAATACCGAGCTGTTCCCACGGACAATTTCGCTGGACGAGCTAAACGCAATTTTGATAGAAGATGGGATGAAACGCCAGCAATTCATCTCAGCATTGGAGATAAGCCAAGCGGCATTCGAAACGATTTATCTGCAAGCCTCACGACTGGATTAA
- a CDS encoding ASCH domain-containing protein: protein MLFLSIHPRYVQAILDGQKLVELRKRVPRAEVGSQLAIYASMPTCAVVATAIIERIEAAEPEQLWKNVRKLAAVTRAEFDDYFRNHTLAVGIHFSQVKVFEKPITLVELREAWQTFHPPQQFRYLSLDQQKSISSRPVERVLS, encoded by the coding sequence ATGCTGTTTTTATCGATACATCCGCGGTATGTCCAAGCAATTTTGGATGGGCAAAAGTTGGTGGAGTTGAGGAAGCGAGTACCGCGAGCCGAGGTAGGTTCCCAACTAGCGATCTATGCATCAATGCCAACATGCGCCGTTGTTGCAACTGCCATTATCGAACGCATTGAGGCAGCTGAGCCAGAGCAATTGTGGAAGAATGTACGAAAGCTTGCAGCAGTAACCCGTGCAGAATTTGATGATTACTTTCGTAACCATACGTTAGCCGTCGGCATCCACTTCTCGCAGGTAAAGGTCTTTGAAAAGCCAATTACTCTCGTTGAGTTGCGAGAAGCTTGGCAGACATTTCATCCACCGCAACAATTTCGTTACCTCAGTCTCGACCAACAGAAATCCATTTCGAGCAGACCGGTTGAACGAGTGCTCTCTTAA